In a genomic window of Tissierella sp. Yu-01:
- the abc-f gene encoding ribosomal protection-like ABC-F family protein: MIECSVNNLVKYYGAIKVFENISFDIQTNERVGLIGQNGCGKSTLMKILMGIEDYHGGTISFRKGVKVGYLDQIFKCPPETTVMDILQSSFEDVKTLGLKIKVLEEKLKTLSGDTLENEMKTYGELIEEYERMGGYDIETNINKICSGLMIPDSFRNKHFEFLSGGEKTRVQLAKLLLEEPDLLLLDEPTNHLDIKSIEWLEEFLLNYKGTVFMVSHDRQFLDKVANRIIELEPSVANLYDGNYSAYVVEKEKRFEIAYRAYVNNQRKIEQMERQIERYRIWGAMRDSEKMYKRAKELEKRLDKIEVLDRPSIDTSKMRLNADGINRSGKIVMDIEGLSKSFEQKKLFRDLSFTLFFKDRLCIMGENGSGKTTLLKVILDETNSDKGEIKIGSNVTIGYLPQNVTFEDERLSILDHFSAKHKLTQSEARKELAKMLFIRDDVFKKISSLSGGEKSRLRLASLIFDKVNLLILDEPTNHLDIDSREVLEDTLAEYDGTILFVSHDRYFVQRLATKMLIINNDNSILYPVPYEDYLEAKKKLEVKAQEKKEVKTPKKQHVRKEKKSNNTYKINKLEEKIAELEEKLDLLTKEMEDNSDNAEKLYEFYIDKENIENELLENYEELENLQ; the protein is encoded by the coding sequence ATGATCGAGTGTAGCGTTAATAACTTAGTTAAATATTATGGAGCTATTAAGGTATTTGAAAATATATCCTTTGATATACAGACTAATGAACGAGTTGGTTTAATTGGTCAAAATGGTTGTGGAAAATCTACTTTAATGAAAATATTAATGGGTATAGAAGATTACCATGGTGGGACTATTTCCTTTAGGAAAGGGGTCAAGGTAGGATATCTAGACCAGATATTTAAATGTCCACCAGAAACTACTGTAATGGATATTCTTCAAAGCTCCTTTGAAGATGTAAAGACCCTGGGATTAAAGATTAAGGTTCTGGAAGAGAAGCTTAAGACTTTATCTGGAGATACATTAGAAAATGAGATGAAAACTTATGGTGAACTAATTGAAGAATACGAGCGTATGGGTGGATATGATATTGAAACCAATATTAATAAAATCTGTAGTGGCCTTATGATACCTGATAGCTTTAGGAATAAGCATTTTGAGTTCTTAAGTGGCGGTGAAAAGACTAGGGTACAATTAGCCAAACTATTGCTGGAAGAGCCAGATTTATTGTTACTTGATGAACCTACAAACCATCTTGATATTAAATCCATTGAATGGCTGGAGGAATTTCTTCTTAATTACAAAGGCACTGTATTTATGGTATCCCATGATAGACAATTTCTAGATAAGGTAGCAAATAGGATTATAGAATTGGAACCATCTGTTGCAAATTTATATGATGGAAATTATAGTGCCTATGTTGTAGAAAAGGAAAAACGTTTTGAGATTGCATACAGAGCCTATGTCAATAATCAAAGAAAGATTGAACAAATGGAAAGGCAAATTGAAAGATATCGTATCTGGGGTGCAATGCGTGATAGTGAAAAGATGTATAAGCGTGCAAAGGAACTAGAGAAGCGTTTGGATAAAATTGAGGTCTTAGATAGACCTAGCATTGATACTTCTAAAATGAGGCTTAATGCTGATGGAATTAATAGATCGGGAAAAATAGTTATGGATATTGAGGGTTTAAGTAAGTCCTTTGAGCAGAAAAAGCTATTTAGGGACCTATCCTTTACACTATTTTTTAAGGACAGACTTTGCATTATGGGTGAAAATGGTAGTGGAAAAACCACTCTATTAAAGGTAATATTAGATGAAACAAATTCCGATAAAGGTGAAATAAAAATTGGCTCCAACGTAACTATTGGTTACCTTCCACAGAATGTAACCTTTGAAGATGAGAGATTATCTATACTCGATCACTTTTCTGCCAAACATAAATTAACACAGTCAGAGGCAAGAAAAGAATTAGCAAAGATGCTATTTATAAGAGATGATGTATTCAAGAAAATCAGCTCATTATCAGGTGGGGAAAAGTCTAGACTTAGACTTGCCTCCCTGATATTTGATAAGGTTAATCTCTTAATCTTAGATGAACCGACTAATCATCTTGATATTGATTCTAGAGAAGTCTTGGAAGATACTCTTGCTGAATATGATGGGACTATTCTATTTGTTTCCCATGACAGATATTTTGTACAAAGACTTGCAACTAAGATGTTAATTATAAATAATGACAATTCAATATTATATCCAGTACCATATGAAGATTATTTGGAAGCCAAGAAAAAGTTAGAAGTAAAAGCTCAAGAGAAAAAAGAAGTAAAGACTCCTAAGAAACAACATGTTAGAAAAGAGAAAAAATCAAATAATACCTATAAGATAAATAAATTAGAAGAAAAAATAGCTGAACTAGAAGAGAAGCTTGACCTATTGACTAAGGAAATGGAAGACAATAGCGATAATGCAGAAAAGTTATATGAATTCTATATTGATAAAGAAAATATAGAAAATGAACTTCTAGAGAATTATGAGGAATTGGAGAATCTCCAGTAA
- a CDS encoding Coenzyme F420 hydrogenase/dehydrogenase, beta subunit C-terminal domain: MESVYSRREECCGCSACFNICPTDAISMIPDEEGFLYPLIDQDTCIDCNKCVNSCPILKDNSFKEERTPDLYVTKHKSIDVLMSSTSGGMFAALSDAILREDGIIYGVDFDDEFKVLHKRAENPEQRDRMKFSKYVQSDLSDIFQQIKNDLIDGKSVLFTGTPCQTAGLRGYFRNSRITEKLYICDLICHSIPSPLIWKDFKKYLEKENGGELTNIQFRSKIIDWTRENSNKTFMFKTTANEDYVFDERYYKLFFGLKTIVRPSCSECRFTDVHRTSDITIADYWGIEKYAPEWLDLKGVSLILTNTQKGDKLLELISQDIHFEKRQLKEALNEQQRLSKPVESPDNRDEFWKIYKEKGFEYIMENMLG; the protein is encoded by the coding sequence ATGGAAAGCGTATATTCAAGAAGAGAAGAATGTTGTGGTTGTAGTGCATGTTTTAATATCTGCCCTACAGATGCTATTTCAATGATACCTGATGAAGAAGGTTTCCTATATCCTTTAATCGACCAAGATACATGTATAGATTGCAATAAATGTGTAAATAGCTGCCCTATATTAAAAGATAATAGCTTCAAAGAAGAAAGGACTCCTGATTTATATGTAACTAAACATAAATCAATCGATGTTCTTATGAGTTCTACTTCTGGAGGAATGTTTGCTGCCCTTTCTGATGCTATTTTACGTGAAGATGGAATTATTTATGGTGTGGATTTTGATGATGAGTTTAAAGTATTACATAAAAGAGCAGAAAACCCTGAACAACGAGATAGAATGAAATTCTCAAAATATGTTCAAAGTGACTTATCTGACATATTTCAGCAAATTAAAAATGATTTAATAGACGGCAAAAGCGTTTTATTTACAGGGACTCCATGTCAAACAGCTGGATTACGTGGATATTTTAGGAATTCTAGAATAACTGAAAAATTATATATATGTGACTTGATATGCCATAGTATTCCTAGTCCATTGATTTGGAAAGACTTTAAGAAATACTTGGAAAAGGAAAATGGCGGAGAATTAACTAATATTCAATTTAGATCCAAGATAATTGACTGGACCCGTGAAAACAGCAATAAAACATTTATGTTTAAGACAACAGCCAACGAGGATTATGTCTTTGATGAACGCTACTATAAATTATTCTTTGGTTTAAAGACTATAGTACGTCCTTCCTGTTCAGAATGTAGATTTACAGACGTACATCGTACATCAGATATTACTATAGCAGATTACTGGGGAATTGAAAAATATGCTCCTGAGTGGTTGGATTTAAAAGGTGTTTCATTGATATTAACTAATACTCAAAAAGGAGACAAGCTTTTAGAATTGATTAGTCAAGATATTCATTTTGAAAAACGACAATTAAAAGAAGCTCTAAATGAGCAACAAAGATTAAGTAAGCCTGTAGAATCCCCAGATAATAGAGATGAGTTTTGGAAAATATATAAGGAAAAAGGATTTGAGTATATTATGGAAAATATGCTAGGATAA
- a CDS encoding RtcB family protein, with the protein MEIWGKYNIAKSFTDDIEQGALEQITNLLNQEFVKDSKVRIMPDVHQGVGCVIGFTAHMGDKVIPNIVGVDIGCGILTVELGVIDLDLPRLDEIIRNSVPYGRNVHSERKNRFDNLDKLYCYRELKDTKRIEKSIGTLGGGNHFIEVNIDSNNNKYLVIHSGSRNLGRQIAEIYQRLAVDLCSGKEEFFIRKEELIKTYKEQGRRKEINKALKKLSKEYENLEPKYPKELCYLTGVYRDRYLHDMKIAQEFAMKNREIMVDIILNNLFGKGIDEFEYFNTIHNFIDFRDNIIRKGAISAYEGEKVLIPINMRDGSILAKGKGNSEWNYSAPHGAGRLKSRTDAKEAFTLEDFKKTMEGIYTTSVNEGTLDESPFAYKSMEDILEKIEDTVEVIDILKPIYNFKA; encoded by the coding sequence ATGGAAATATGGGGCAAATACAATATAGCTAAGTCATTTACAGATGATATTGAACAGGGTGCATTAGAGCAGATTACGAATCTTTTAAATCAAGAGTTTGTAAAGGATTCAAAGGTCAGAATAATGCCAGATGTACATCAGGGAGTTGGCTGTGTAATAGGATTTACAGCCCATATGGGAGATAAGGTAATTCCTAATATTGTTGGTGTTGATATAGGTTGTGGAATTCTTACTGTTGAACTAGGAGTCATTGATTTAGACCTCCCGAGATTAGATGAAATAATTAGAAATTCCGTACCCTATGGTAGGAATGTTCATAGTGAAAGAAAAAATCGTTTTGATAATTTAGATAAACTATATTGCTACAGAGAGTTAAAGGATACTAAGAGAATAGAAAAGAGTATTGGCACACTAGGTGGAGGTAACCATTTTATAGAAGTAAATATTGATAGTAATAATAACAAATATCTTGTAATACATTCGGGTAGTAGAAATCTTGGAAGACAAATTGCAGAAATATATCAAAGACTAGCAGTAGACTTATGTAGTGGGAAGGAAGAATTCTTCATAAGAAAAGAAGAGCTAATCAAGACATATAAGGAACAAGGAAGACGTAAAGAGATAAATAAAGCCCTAAAAAAATTAAGCAAGGAATATGAGAATTTAGAGCCGAAGTATCCAAAGGAACTATGTTATTTAACAGGTGTATATAGAGATAGATATTTACATGATATGAAAATAGCCCAGGAATTTGCAATGAAGAACAGAGAAATAATGGTTGATATAATTTTGAATAATTTATTTGGTAAAGGCATAGATGAATTCGAGTATTTTAATACAATACACAATTTTATTGACTTTAGAGATAATATAATAAGAAAAGGAGCTATCTCTGCCTATGAAGGAGAGAAAGTACTAATACCTATAAATATGAGAGATGGATCAATTTTAGCTAAGGGCAAGGGAAATTCAGAATGGAATTATTCTGCACCTCATGGAGCGGGAAGGCTTAAAAGTAGAACAGATGCAAAAGAAGCCTTCACCCTAGAAGATTTTAAAAAGACCATGGAGGGAATCTACACTACTTCTGTTAATGAGGGGACCTTGGATGAAAGTCCTTTTGCTTATAAATCCATGGAAGATATATTAGAAAAAATTGAGGATACAGTAGAAGTAATAGATATATTAAAACCCATATATAATTTCAAGGCATAA
- a CDS encoding dihydrofolate reductase — translation MNLIFAVDGNWRIGYEGGMLVHIDEDLHRFRRITEENIVIMGRKTLEAIPGQKPLENRINILVTRNKEYEKDGFYIINSLEDLHPLLREINPNKEKQVFVTGGGTIARQLLLFCNKAYITKVFMDFPEADTFIPNLDLDPDWKMTKVSEVYRQDDIYYKYVDYERVGPY, via the coding sequence ATGAATTTAATCTTCGCAGTAGATGGAAATTGGAGAATAGGATATGAAGGTGGTATGCTGGTCCATATAGATGAAGACTTGCACAGATTCAGAAGAATTACTGAAGAAAATATAGTCATAATGGGGAGAAAGACGTTAGAGGCAATTCCTGGGCAAAAGCCACTTGAAAACAGGATAAATATTTTAGTTACAAGAAATAAAGAATATGAAAAAGATGGATTTTATATTATAAATTCATTAGAGGATTTGCATCCATTATTACGAGAAATAAATCCTAATAAAGAAAAACAGGTATTTGTCACTGGTGGAGGTACAATTGCGCGACAACTTCTACTATTCTGCAACAAAGCATATATCACAAAGGTATTTATGGATTTTCCAGAAGCTGATACATTTATACCAAATCTTGACTTGGATCCCGACTGGAAAATGACAAAGGTATCCGAAGTTTACAGACAAGATGATATATACTATAAATATGTGGATTATGAAAGAGTGGGTCCCTATTAA
- a CDS encoding double-cubane-cluster-containing anaerobic reductase — protein sequence MRPVIMEEVEALRGLNSVKIKEAHEEGKKVVGMYCMFSPSEIAIAADAIPVSLCGTTQAPIEDAEKELPRNLCPLIKSSYGFAITDKCPYFFFSDVLLAETTCDGKKKMYELMGKIKPMHLMNLPQTSEGDDALESWHKEMIKFKIYLEEVFGIEITDEKLRDAIKLMNRERSAMKRLHKLNAHKPAPLSGMDMMLAQWLKGFNVDKEYGISLIEKLIEELEERIEKGIYAFDENAPRILLTGCPIGAGSEKVLKALEDAGASVVALENCTGYKPLDVVVDEDAEKDPLLALAEKYLSTPCSCMTPNNGRFDLIKRLAEEYDVDGVVDLTWVACHTYAIESFSLKKLVQEELGLPFIQIETDYSDSDTGQVKTRVEAFLETIEVSLATV from the coding sequence ATGAGACCAGTTATAATGGAAGAAGTAGAAGCGCTTAGAGGATTAAATTCGGTTAAAATTAAAGAAGCACATGAAGAAGGTAAGAAAGTAGTAGGAATGTATTGTATGTTTTCACCTTCAGAAATAGCAATTGCTGCTGATGCTATTCCGGTATCTCTTTGTGGTACAACTCAAGCTCCAATTGAAGATGCAGAAAAGGAACTTCCAAGAAACCTATGTCCATTAATAAAATCCAGTTATGGCTTTGCAATTACTGATAAGTGTCCATACTTTTTCTTCTCAGATGTTCTTTTAGCTGAAACTACCTGTGATGGCAAGAAAAAAATGTATGAATTAATGGGAAAAATCAAACCAATGCATCTTATGAACTTACCACAGACTTCAGAAGGCGATGATGCTTTAGAGAGCTGGCATAAGGAAATGATTAAGTTTAAGATCTATTTAGAAGAGGTATTTGGTATAGAGATTACTGATGAGAAGTTAAGAGATGCTATTAAACTCATGAACAGAGAAAGAAGTGCAATGAAGAGATTACATAAGTTAAATGCTCATAAACCGGCTCCCTTATCTGGTATGGATATGATGCTTGCGCAATGGTTAAAGGGCTTCAATGTAGATAAAGAATATGGAATAAGTTTAATTGAGAAACTTATAGAAGAATTAGAAGAGAGAATAGAAAAGGGTATTTATGCATTTGATGAAAACGCTCCTAGAATACTTTTAACAGGATGTCCAATAGGTGCAGGATCTGAAAAAGTACTAAAGGCATTAGAAGATGCAGGTGCATCTGTTGTAGCTTTAGAGAATTGTACAGGATATAAGCCATTAGACGTAGTGGTAGATGAAGATGCAGAAAAGGATCCTCTACTAGCATTAGCTGAAAAGTATTTAAGTACACCTTGTTCATGTATGACTCCTAATAATGGAAGATTTGATTTAATAAAGAGATTAGCAGAGGAATATGACGTGGATGGTGTAGTGGATTTAACATGGGTTGCATGTCACACTTATGCAATAGAATCATTTTCATTAAAGAAATTAGTTCAAGAAGAATTGGGACTACCATTCATTCAAATAGAGACAGATTATTCAGATTCTGATACTGGACAAGTAAAGACAAGAGTGGAAGCATTCTTAGAAACTATTGAAGTAAGTCTAGCAACGGTTTAG
- a CDS encoding acyl-CoA dehydratase activase — MHYIGIDIGSTAAKVSVFEEERLVTNFNMPTGWSSIEASRIILEKLEELKVSKEEARIIATGYGRVSVPYADKTLTEITCHGKGAYYLLGKDCTVIDIGGQDTKIITVENDRVTDFTMNDKCAAGTGRFLELMANSLAINLPELAELSLKGEEISITSMCTVFAESEVISLMGKGTPREDIARGVINSITGRVSTMLYKHGVKGTIYLTGGLCEISPFIELLSEKLDKEVITNPLGRYAGSIGAALMGQ, encoded by the coding sequence ATGCATTATATAGGTATTGATATTGGTTCAACAGCTGCTAAAGTATCAGTCTTTGAAGAGGAACGCCTAGTGACTAATTTTAATATGCCAACAGGATGGAGCAGCATAGAAGCATCTAGAATTATTCTTGAAAAGCTTGAAGAATTAAAAGTTAGTAAAGAAGAAGCTCGTATAATTGCAACGGGCTACGGAAGAGTTTCTGTGCCATATGCGGACAAGACCTTAACTGAAATAACATGTCATGGTAAGGGTGCATATTATTTATTGGGAAAGGACTGTACAGTAATTGATATTGGTGGACAGGATACAAAGATTATTACAGTTGAAAATGATAGAGTAACTGATTTTACCATGAATGACAAATGCGCCGCTGGAACAGGAAGATTTCTAGAGTTGATGGCAAATTCATTAGCAATAAATCTTCCTGAACTTGCTGAACTTTCCTTAAAAGGTGAAGAAATAAGTATTACTAGCATGTGTACTGTATTTGCTGAATCAGAGGTCATAAGTCTGATGGGGAAAGGAACACCAAGAGAGGATATAGCCAGGGGAGTTATAAATTCAATAACAGGAAGGGTTTCCACTATGCTTTATAAGCATGGGGTTAAGGGAACTATTTATCTAACTGGTGGGCTTTGTGAGATATCTCCTTTTATAGAATTGTTATCTGAAAAGCTAGATAAAGAAGTAATTACTAATCCTCTAGGCAGATATGCAGGATCCATTGGAGCAGCATTAATGGGACAATAG
- a CDS encoding polysaccharide deacetylase family protein, whose translation MKGLDDMMNRRIVGVLFGTLILCVLCNILCSKTINTLSDELDGISYDDIESIIEYGEHMAIGAHYPVFENSNINAEILNLINDKVYEFKEGFQGMGILDSNFKSELNIDYEIYRPTDEILSVKFTIMENMYFYAKPKLYVETINYDISRETNIKLEDILKGKYMEKLKSLALRYANYQSSYDFTNFIIQNDKFEFYFEDTHKPLVIPYSALKDNLKSGFLDLESLETFLVENIDLNEVEIVSSETENKDDEVNDNSTITKVISLDKPMIALTFDDGPYTRATIPILDTLKEHNVVATFFVLGNRVPKYQDIVRRMVMEGHEIGNHTYSHMQLTSLSKANIKDQLDRTQKAVFEVAGIEPKIMRPTYGSHDNKIREVINMPMILWSIDPQDWKVKDPEKIANHILSRAKNGDIILLHDIFESTAGAVEIIVPELLNRGFQLVTVSELYEYNGEILSVGNIYNKVYK comes from the coding sequence ATGAAAGGTCTTGATGATATGATGAACAGGAGAATTGTGGGAGTTTTATTTGGCACCTTAATTTTATGTGTGCTTTGCAATATTTTGTGTTCTAAAACAATAAATACCTTGTCAGATGAACTAGATGGCATAAGTTATGACGATATAGAATCAATAATTGAATATGGTGAGCACATGGCTATTGGTGCCCATTATCCAGTATTTGAAAATAGTAATATCAATGCCGAGATTTTAAATTTGATAAATGATAAGGTTTATGAATTCAAAGAAGGATTTCAAGGAATGGGTATCCTTGATTCTAATTTTAAATCCGAGTTGAATATTGATTATGAAATCTACAGACCTACAGATGAGATTTTAAGTGTTAAGTTTACTATAATGGAAAATATGTATTTCTATGCCAAGCCAAAGTTATATGTTGAGACGATTAATTATGATATCAGCAGAGAAACCAATATAAAATTGGAAGATATATTAAAGGGAAAATATATGGAAAAATTGAAATCACTAGCTTTACGTTATGCAAATTATCAATCTAGTTATGACTTTACTAATTTTATAATTCAAAATGACAAATTTGAATTCTATTTTGAAGATACTCATAAGCCCCTGGTTATACCATATAGCGCTCTGAAAGACAATTTAAAATCTGGCTTCCTAGATCTAGAATCATTAGAAACATTTCTAGTTGAGAATATAGACCTTAATGAAGTAGAAATAGTTAGCTCAGAAACAGAAAATAAAGATGACGAAGTTAACGACAATAGTACAATAACTAAAGTCATTTCCTTAGATAAACCAATGATTGCATTGACCTTTGATGATGGTCCATATACGAGAGCTACAATCCCAATATTAGATACATTAAAAGAGCATAATGTTGTTGCTACCTTTTTTGTACTAGGAAATAGGGTCCCTAAGTATCAAGATATAGTTAGACGCATGGTTATGGAAGGACATGAAATAGGTAATCATACCTATAGCCATATGCAATTGACTTCATTATCAAAGGCTAACATAAAAGACCAGTTGGATAGAACTCAAAAAGCAGTTTTTGAAGTTGCTGGTATTGAACCTAAAATCATGAGACCAACATATGGTTCTCACGATAATAAGATTAGAGAAGTAATAAATATGCCTATGATACTATGGTCCATAGATCCACAGGATTGGAAAGTTAAAGATCCAGAAAAGATAGCAAATCATATATTATCAAGAGCTAAAAATGGTGATATCATTTTACTACATGATATATTTGAAAGTACAGCAGGGGCAGTTGAGATAATTGTACCTGAGCTTCTAAATCGTGGATTCCAACTAGTTACAGTAAGTGAACTATATGAATATAATGGAGAAATCTTAAGTGTCGGCAATATTTATAATAAAGTCTATAAATAG
- a CDS encoding acetylglutamate kinase, translated as MKCISRTELEIINRLRLLWLQHSEWTRAAIIAIVLDLPNREVTVNRLLRNPRDFGMFFSIFYGERIGNEFSELLTEHLVLAAQLIEAILAGNTEEARLINERWYDNAREIARFLGRINPCWSEAEWRRMYFVHLEFVAEEATTLINGEYQRNVDVYDELELQALEMADMMSQGIIDQFIKKRCRP; from the coding sequence ATGAAATGTATAAGCAGAACTGAATTGGAAATTATCAATAGATTGCGACTGCTTTGGCTACAGCATAGTGAATGGACAAGAGCAGCTATTATAGCAATAGTATTAGACTTGCCTAATCGAGAAGTAACAGTAAACAGACTCTTAAGAAATCCACGGGACTTTGGAATGTTCTTTAGTATTTTCTATGGAGAAAGAATAGGTAATGAGTTTAGCGAATTACTGACTGAGCATCTTGTACTTGCCGCTCAATTAATTGAGGCAATTTTAGCTGGTAATACAGAAGAAGCAAGGTTAATTAATGAAAGATGGTATGACAATGCAAGGGAAATTGCGAGGTTCCTTGGAAGAATTAATCCATGTTGGTCCGAAGCAGAGTGGAGGAGAATGTATTTTGTGCATCTTGAGTTTGTAGCAGAGGAAGCAACAACTCTAATTAATGGTGAATATCAGAGAAATGTTGATGTCTATGATGAATTAGAACTTCAGGCATTAGAAATGGCTGATATGATGAGCCAAGGCATAATAGATCAATTTATTAAGAAACGATGTAGACCTTAA
- a CDS encoding sigma 54-interacting transcriptional regulator: protein MASSNLKLNEYLKLSLIKDLFDSLDIGVHIVDANGITVLYNKTCEEIEGIESSWIVGKDMSILVSDGVYSESIALEVIENREKVAKTQRVNNKYIFSKGVPIFEDSKLTNVVVTVMDMTSLENMKIQLNDLRNTNVMMQRELNILNKLDRQYDAIVSKSNKMERIKNLALRVAKVDSTILIEGDSGVGKGLLSKFIHENSNRKSGPFIKVDCSSLPETLIEAELFGYEEGAFTGAKKEGKIGLIQLSNKGTLFLDEIGELPMKLQVKLLSVIQDKVIQKVGGTKNIQVDTRIIAATNKNLLAMVQTGEFRMDLYYRLRVVPIRIPSLRERKEDIVPLIEMFLERLNNHYNYKKVISSKALKLLLNYDWPGNVRELENEIERLVVTSETELIDIDDIFNGEIGHKLSSKLDESKTFKENVYNYERILLKDYINKVNNIHELSEKTGLEVSTLRKKAKRLGLDINIKKK from the coding sequence ATGGCATCTTCAAATTTAAAACTAAATGAATATCTTAAGTTAAGTTTAATTAAAGATTTATTTGATTCCTTAGATATTGGAGTTCATATAGTTGATGCCAATGGTATTACTGTTCTATATAATAAAACCTGCGAAGAAATTGAAGGAATAGAGAGTAGCTGGATAGTAGGTAAAGATATGAGTATACTTGTGAGCGATGGTGTGTACTCAGAATCTATTGCATTGGAAGTTATAGAAAATAGAGAAAAAGTAGCTAAGACACAAAGGGTAAATAACAAATACATATTCTCCAAAGGGGTACCAATATTCGAAGATAGTAAATTAACAAATGTTGTAGTAACTGTAATGGATATGACTAGTCTTGAAAATATGAAGATCCAGTTAAATGATTTGAGAAACACCAATGTAATGATGCAAAGAGAATTGAATATCTTGAATAAGTTGGACAGGCAATATGACGCCATTGTATCTAAAAGTAATAAGATGGAAAGGATAAAAAATCTTGCTTTAAGGGTGGCTAAAGTTGATTCAACAATACTAATTGAAGGGGACTCTGGAGTAGGCAAAGGACTCTTGAGCAAATTTATACATGAGAACAGCAATAGAAAAAGTGGTCCTTTCATTAAAGTTGATTGTTCCTCATTACCAGAAACACTTATCGAGGCTGAGTTATTTGGTTATGAAGAGGGTGCCTTCACAGGAGCTAAAAAGGAAGGAAAGATTGGATTAATACAGTTGTCAAACAAGGGTACATTGTTTTTAGATGAAATAGGAGAACTACCTATGAAACTTCAGGTTAAGCTTCTTAGTGTGATACAGGATAAGGTCATCCAAAAGGTTGGAGGGACAAAAAATATACAGGTAGACACTAGGATAATAGCAGCCACAAACAAGAATTTACTAGCCATGGTTCAGACTGGAGAATTTCGTATGGATTTATATTATAGATTAAGAGTTGTACCAATAAGGATTCCGTCTTTAAGGGAAAGAAAGGAAGATATAGTACCTCTAATTGAAATGTTTTTGGAAAGACTTAATAACCACTACAATTATAAAAAGGTAATATCATCTAAAGCCTTGAAGTTGTTATTGAATTATGACTGGCCTGGAAATGTACGTGAATTGGAGAATGAAATCGAAAGACTTGTTGTAACTTCAGAAACGGAGTTAATAGACATAGATGATATATTTAATGGAGAAATAGGTCATAAACTCAGTAGTAAGTTAGATGAAAGTAAAACCTTTAAGGAAAATGTCTATAATTATGAAAGAATATTATTAAAAGATTATATAAACAAAGTGAATAATATTCATGAACTAAGTGAAAAGACAGGGTTGGAAGTTAGTACATTAAGAAAAAAAGCAAAACGATTAGGTTTAGATATTAATATAAAGAAGAAATAA